From Plasmodium brasilianum strain Bolivian I chromosome 5, whole genome shotgun sequence, the proteins below share one genomic window:
- a CDS encoding hypothetical protein (conserved Plasmodium protein), which yields MTINYAVLKVMDCNFGYKLKEKGIGKVIGNQMSGQMNGQMGGQMNGQMGGQMNGQMGGQMNGQMGGQMNGQMGGQMSGQMGEQMKSQTSERINEVKKEEKNISYTFDKQASNKQTVEEKNNAFISFFNEKKLHLDNKICKSVGQEKSANDKYNNNDNNKNKEGKEPISAMNSEMIVKLNEINKKDVNYKLRGSNMLLTNKKKHHLYDENNDKELKRKKINDIISKYKKNMISLPDKNGIEHLTTFVNMNSSKCSSKESERTFYSKRSGKYLSAKYMSNEYASDKCAIDGVRTANEEYISDDKIRLAPNHHDEHEYNDLLTLTKGDKKNVREYPTKYMNKYGESEKEAQLMEDNNLKKRQYQKIIEHNYMNDDTSNDHYKRAIILNFEERKKNHECNSYDKMIKDKKCKIDLNFEDRSAKVGAGVKYHEVCATLSYEEKKNKKKGGEGEEEVKKTEVEVKKTEVEVKKTEMEVKKTEVEVKVEKEGENEGGNEGENEGENEGGNEGEEVQKGTYSPKEPNKKSQKNNFNVKFNYSKVPDELNIYSSTSEDNKNESTDKVHHVSKGNYTQAVHHSDAIHIQASPPPTYNHTICMNDHELLLNGKGKENMKLEELRLINFKESKEFKETMVGGAANIVVTNMGEREKKGSKKKEHTNLYLSKTSELRSLFNESVMCGEEKRIRDKFEEIKLIERSIELKEDAQNGMHMISSGQKIEETNSLDVNGIMRKDRSIDGDISSSNAACINNYGTKTYTKDANSFVTHNDDCNSAKNTLFEDKNKSIVYKNNEVNMFNKKNLEDTITDVQKKSELYVKDFDEKMGASIPNGNKTIITYSTHDDVVKSLRGQVKNDYILKEQNDKGSKMMDAISKRNNNEPSDERNVRNIKNKDTLLYCDTAERRLSSNEGNEKKKEDEEQLQHQQPVQLPSQLQRTTEEELRYTGSELNVNCYKTKKDIEKVNWNDLKEKYFELRRRSIISLKVNGKGEQTQSYDCKSELKSEQKNSPLECFNNGLNNGLNNGLNNGLNNGLNNGLNNGLNNKNGSLNNFKIDPPSEWYLSTNRGIEKRDNKTSRSLSEERKEKVISSHFFKNKTVLRVHERNKDTKLYKNEERIEVDKEKKELRSLSGILKDRIFKNFNEKCNLTRDMVKNVSTNTYMISKLNKNSVLHGGKNVLPFGVNNNNIVGKQKDATDSSRVYSRNYIEKKEENIIVKQNGILPNANISHTIGRKLYADVISSGEEKNIKKKISEKFHSIDEKENKELSTDESNILLKRYNKPLNVVINGVTNTSDRTDNQVNKLYYMNGEKKSNVHINSTLIGLRERKKRITNKFTNVEHNTYKENCLLKDNTKEFHEQVLFEDARGGKVDKVKGKNESFHSINFHPSKNKNSSSCSRNNNNSSSNNNNGSSNNNNGSSNNNNGSSNNNNGSSNNNNGSSNNNNGSSNNNNGSSNNNNGSSTNNNSSSNINNSSSKNNNSSSNKNNSSSNKNSSKSNKNNSSSNIPADPLLSSVDYAAQVRKKYEDIIKRVRTNVINDDGSNYNGNVHTEGKYELSNDKIEERLKMIKRHFNGEKIEIDEENKLKNEINMKRKLYELKIRKEFEEKLRIRREFNEKKIMAQGEKIVIQNSTNEVEENGRRDDQQNAQVDGGGKKEEKMNSSDMYEYTKQGNEKNENFCNSKKKEKNNKKKRRMRRKLYDEFSSDGSYYKYMYRNLYDETWNNKTKNHYYDISDNLYLQECSDHFFHNTNTRSSVDHSLSNSFDENLLSLSRIKFDDFNYNYLNGIKRSTMKKEVMSTYSYHKEQDEENLKKLNITKPKVILTDSDGSWKKKDINESGKQIRASQKKTRNNCNFPNDCCYHNGYYNPNGNDYPYNTDTHKKCRGSSINRTTKKKKYSDDMKSVHPVNHYKNNNNDDILNKLCSIKYENRLRNGPLYKRGEAERDEAKEEVAVYNEDEMYNEDKVYNEDEVYNEDEVYNEDEVYNEDEVYNEDEVYNEDEVCVVGEDNEGEHTNHPENKKLKKEKKEKKSNNSINSNECYNGVKESKGSSGGPAKNESILLTSGTEDKKKKDKDKENEKEKTKPKPKWDDKERDRERTTNESVNENRSKVPPSQTETEQAYMINKNSNINKVSIKEDNNLKSSLSSSDKGIPKINILKNKENYIPLDVALNFVIDNEKLKKSNVQKENKGNKKKKTFVQWLMDERKKRLKNNLPIDI from the exons ATGACAATAAATTACGCAGTTTTAAAAGTTATGGATTGTAATTTCGGATACAAGCTAAAGGAAAAGGGAATAGGAAAAGTGATAGGCAACCAGATGAGTGGACAAATGAACGGACAGATGGGAGGACAAATGAATGGACAGATGGGAGGACAAATGAATGGACAGATGGGAGGACAAATGAATGGACAGATGGGAGGACAAATGAATGGACAGATGGGAGGACAAATGAGCGGACAGATGGGAGAACAGATGAAGAGCCAGACGAGCGAACGAATAAACGAAGTAAAGAaggaagagaaaaatattagtTACACCTTTGATAAACAAGCAAGTAATAAACAAACAGTAGAGGAAAAGAATAACGCATTCATAAGTTTCTTCAATGAAAAGAAGCTTCATCTTGACAACAAAATTTGCAAATCTGTTGGACAGGAGAAAAGCgcaaatgataaatataataacaatgataataataagaataaagaGGGCAAAGAACCAATTAGTGCAATGAATAGTGAAATgatagtaaaattaaatgaaattaataaaaaggatgTTAACTACAAGTTAAGGGGTAGTAATATGCTTCTcacaaataagaaaaaacatCATTTATATGATGAAAACAATGATAAAGagttaaaaagaaaaaaaataaacgatATTATaagcaaatataaaaaaaatatgatatcaTTGCCGGATAAAAATGGCATTGAACACCTAACTACTTTTGTTAATATGAATAGCAGTAAATGTAGTAGCAAAGAATCGGAACGAACTTTCTACTCGAAAAGGAGTGGTAAGTACTTGAGTGCCAAGTATATGAGTAATGAATATGCAAGTGACAAGTGTGCGATTGATGGGGTAAGAACTGCCAATGAGGAGTATATCAGTGATGATAAGATTCGTCTTGCCCCTAATCATCACGACGAGCATGAATATAACGACTTGTTAACATTGACGAAaggagataaaaaaaatgtgaggGAATACCCTACGAagtatatgaataaatacgGAGAAAGTGAAAAGGAAGCACAGCTGATGGaggataataatttaaaaaaaaggcaatATCAAAAAATCATTGAACATAATTACATGAATGATGATACATCTAATGACCATTATAAGCGTgccattattttaaattttgaagaaaggaaaaaaaatcacGAGTGCAATAGTTATGATAAGATGATCAAGGATAAAAAATGCAAGATTGATTTGAATTTTGAGGACAGGAGTGCAAAGGTAGGTGCAGGGGTCAAGTACCATGAAGTTTGCGCTACGTTGAGTtatgaggaaaaaaagaataaaaaaaaaggaggagaGGGGGAAGAGGAAGTGAAAAAAACAGAAGTGGAAGTGAAAAAAACAGAAGTGGAAGtgaaaaaaacagaaatgGAAGTGAAAAAAACAGAAGTGGAAGTGAAAGTGGAAAAAGAAGGGGAAAACGAAGGGGGAAACGAAGGGGAAAACGAAGGGGAAAATGAAGGGGGAAACGAAGGGGAAGAAGTTCAAAAGGGGACATATTCACCTAAGGAGCCAAATAAAAAGagtcaaaaaaataatttcaacgttaaatttaattatagcAAAGTGCCAGATgagttaaatatttattccaGTACTAGTGAAGACAACAAAAATGAGTCTACAGATAAAGTACATCATGTCAGCAAAGGGAATTACACACAGGCAGTTCACCACAGCGATGCTATTCATATTCAAGCATCACCACCACCCACCTATAACCATACCATTTGCATGAATGACCATGAATTGTTATTAaatggaaaaggaaaagagaaCATGAAATTGGAGGAATTGAGactaattaattttaaggAATCTAAGGAGTTTAAGGAGACCATGGTGGGGGGAGCAGCTAACATAGTAGTGACTAACATGGGGGAAcgggaaaaaaaagggtCAAAGAAGAAGGAGCATACCAATTTGTACCTTAGCAAAACTTCAGAACTTAGAAGCCTATTTAACGAATCGGTAATGTGTGGtgaggaaaaaagaataagagACAAATTTGAGGAAATCAAATTAATAGAAAGGTCGATTGAGTTGAAAGAGGATGCACAGAACGGCATGCACATGATCAGCAGTGGTCAAAAAATAGAGGAAACGAATTCTTTAGATGTGAATGGAATCATGCGAAAGGATAGGAGCATCGATGGTGAtattagtagtagtaatgCCGCATGTATTAATAACTATGGGACTAAGACATATACAAAAGATGCAAACTCGTTTGTAACACATAACGACGATTGCAACAGTGCAAAGAACACTCTCTTTGAAGATAAGAATAAATcaattgtatataaaaacaatgaagtgaatatgtttaataagaaaaatttagaGGACACCATAACAGATgtccaaaaaaaaagcgaaTTATATGTGAAAGACTTTGATGAGAAGATGGGTGCAAGCATACCAAATGGAAACAAAACAATCATTACTTATAGTACGCATGATGATGTTGTAAAATCCTTGCGTGGTCAGGTGAAAAATGACTATATATTGAAGGAGCAGAATGATAAGGGTTCAAAAATGATGGATGCAATTAGTAAGAGAAATAATAACGAGCCATCAGATGAAAGAAACGTAaggaatattaaaaacaaagaCACATTACTGTATTGTGATACCGCGGAGCGGCGGCTATCATCGAACGAGGGCAATGAGAAAAAGAAGGAAGACGAAGAACAGCTGCAACATCAGCAGCCAGTACAACTGCCATCACAGCTACAACGAACGACTGAAGAAGAACTGCGATACACAGGTTCCGAGTTGAACGTTAATTGttataaaacgaaaaaagaCATTGAAAAGGTAAATTGGAATGATCTGAAAGAGAAATATTTTGAGTTGAGAAGAAGAAGTATTATTTCTTTGAAGGTGAATGGGAAAGGGGAACAAACGCAATCCTATGACTGCAAAAGTGAGCTCAAAagtgaacaaaaaaatagcCCTCTAGAATGTTTCAACAATGGCCTCAACAATGGCCTCAACAATGGCCTTAACAATGGCCTCAACAATGGCCTTAACAATGGCCTTAACAATGGccttaacaataaaaatggttccctaaataattttaaaattgacCCCCCCAGTGAGTGGTACTTAAGCACAAACAGGGGAATCGAAAAGAGAGACAATAAGACAAGTCGTTCATTAAGTGAAGAGAGGAAAGAGAAAGTTATAAGttcccatttttttaaaaacaaaacggTATTACGAGTACATGAAAGGAATAAGGATACAAaactttataaaaatgaagagagGATAGAAGTggataaagagaaaaaggaaTTAAGGAGTCTGTCTGGCATCTTAAAAGACAggattttcaaaaatttcaatgaaaaatgtaatttaacTAGAGATATGGTAAAGAATGTAAgcacaaatacatacatgaTATCtaagttaaataaaaatagtgtaCTGCATGGTggtaaaaatgttttacCATTTGGTgtgaacaataataatatagtagGGAAACAAAAAGATGCTACAGATAGTAGTCGTGTATATAGTAGAAATTATATTGAGAAGAAagaggaaaatataatagtaaaacaaaatggtATTTTGCCCAATGCTAATATAAGTCATACTATTGGCAGAAAATTATATGCAGATGTTATCTCATCTGgggaagagaaaaatataaaaaaaaaaatttcagaaAAGTTTCATTCCAttgatgaaaaagaaaataaggaATTGTCTACAGATgaaagtaatatattattgaaaaGGTACAACAAACCGTTGAATGTAGTCATAAATGGAGTTACTAATACGAGCGATAGGACAGATAATCaggtaaataaattatactacATGAATGgtgaaaagaaaagtaaTGTACATATCAACAGCACGTTAATCGGCTTACGTGAAAGGAAGAAACGTATCACAAACAAGTTTACGAATGTAGAACATAATACCTATAAGGAGAATTGTTTGTTAAAGGACAACACAAAGGAGTTTCATGAACAAGTGTTATTTGAAGACGCAAGAGGGGGGAAAGTTGATAAGGTAAAAGGGAAGAACGAATCATTTCACTCAATTAATTTCCATCCTAGTAAGAACAAGAACAGTAGCAGTTGTAGTAGAAACAAcaataatagcagtagtaacaataataatggaagtagtaacaataataatggaagtagtaacaataataatggaagtagtaacaataataatggaagtagtaacaataataatggaagtagtaacaataataatggaagtagtaacaataataatggaagtagtaacaataataatggaagtagtacgaataataatagcagtagtaacattaataatagcagtagtaagaataataatagcagtagtaacaaaaataatagcagtagtaaCAAAAATAGTAGCAAaagtaacaaaaataatagcagtagtaaCATTCCCGCGGATCCGCTTCTGTCAAGTGTGGACTATGCTGCGCAggttagaaaaaaatacgaaGACATAATTAAACGCGTTAGAACTAATGTTATTAATGATGATGGTAGTAATTACAATGGCAATGTACACACAGAAGGGAAGTACGAACTGTCGAATGATAAAATAGAGGAAAGATTAAAGATGATAAAAAGACATTTTAACGGAGAAAAGATAGAAATTGACGAggaaaacaaattaaaaaatgaaataaacatgaaaagaaaattatatgaattaaaaattagaaaagagtttgaagaaaaattaagaatacGTAGAGAATtcaacgaaaaaaaaataatggctcaaggggaaaaaattgttattcaGAATAGTACCAATGAGGTTGAAGAGAATGGAAGAAGAGATGATCAACAGAATGCACAGGTAGATGgagggggaaaaaaagaggaaaagatGAACAGTAGTgatatgtatgaatatacTAAACAaggtaatgaaaaaaatgaaaatttttgcaatagtaagaaaaaagaaaagaataataagaaGAAGAGGAGGATGAGAAGGAAATTATATGATGAATTTTCAAGCGATGGGAgctattacaaatatatgtaccgTAATTTGTACGATGAAACATGGAATAATAAAACGAAGAATCACTATTATGATATAAGTGACAATTTGTACTTACAAGAATGTTCtgatcatttttttcataacaCTAACACGCGTTCGTCAGTTGACCATTCTCTTTCAAATAGTTTTGATGAAAACTTACTATCATTAAGCAGAATAAAGTTTGAtgattttaattataattatttaaatggtATTAAAAGGTCAACCATGAAAAAGGAAGTTATGTCCACTTATTCTTATCATAAGGAACAGGACGAggagaatttaaaaaagttgaACATCACGAAACCTAAAGTGATACTCACCGATAGTGATGGAagttggaaaaaaaaagatataaatgaGTCAGGTAAACAAATAAGGGCATCGCAAAAGAAAACGCGCAATAATTGCAATTTCCCCAACGACTGCTGTTACCATAATGGATATTATAATCCAAATGGAAATGATTACCCGTATAACACGGACACACATAAAAAGTGTAGGGGCTCATCCATAAATAGAacaacaaagaaaaaaaaatattcggATGATATGAAAAGCGTGCACCCAGTTAATCACTATAAGAATAACAACAATGATGATATTCTGAATAAACTGTGCTCCATAAAGTATGAAAATAGGTTAAGGAATGGTCCATTGTACAAGAGAGGTGAGGCCGAAAGGGATGAAGCGAAAGAAGAGGTTGCAGTGTACAATGAGGATGAAATGTACAATGAGGATAAAGTGTACAATGAGGATGAAGTGTACAATGAGGATGAAGTGTACAATGAGGATGAAGTGTACAATGAGGATGAAGTGTACAATGAGGATGAAGTGTACAATGAGGATGAAGTATGTGTTGTGGGTGAAGATAACGAAGGAGAACACACGAACCACccggaaaataaaaaattaaaaaaagaaaaaaaagaaaaaaaaagtaacaaTAGCATTAACTCTAACGAGTGCTATAATGGAGTAAAAGAGAGTAAAGGCTCATCAGGCGGACCTGCAAAGAATGAGTCCATTTTACTGACGAGTGGAACtgaagacaaaaaaaaaaaagacaaagaTAAAGAGaatgaaaaagagaaaacgAAGCCGAAACCTAAATGGGACGATAAAGAGAGAGATAGAGAGAGGACAACAAACGAAAGCGTGAACGAAAACAGGAGCAAGGTGCCCCCAAGCCAAACAGAAACAGAACAAGCTTACATGATTAATAAGAATtcaaacataaataaagtGAGCATCAAAGAAGATAACAACTTGAAATCTTCCTTATCATCGTCTGACAAGGGGATaccaaaaattaatattttaaaaaacaaagaaaactACATTCCGTTGGATGTTGCTTTAAACTTCGTCATAGAcaatgaaaaattgaaaaaatcgaatgtacaaaaagaaaacaaaggaaacaaaaaaaaaaa AACTTTTGTGCAATGGCTCATGGACGAGAGAAAAAAGAgactaaaaaataatttacctattgatatttaa
- a CDS encoding hypothetical protein (conserved Plasmodium protein), with the protein MLLNTLLEELLQKWERKKINLFNVCFIFHSIKNSLVKSEERNNLFINDLKEDILKKYLQLLDDSSEQNTGGVGSSNDENKYFCLAFFTFIFTLENGLLKNGNRFSTYLEEQYVRSYEGVLGNKSKRKRSNIDSASPAEEKDNTKWTLCKGKQAGKEASIEPQTEGYIDTRTEARFEETLPKSGEAKEDSSCFTANIFKKFDELIKRAINLKAEDNSEDNEEFTYYKMCTVYCVLKFIFLLSEWNYKMGGLYFKYMKNAYEYVISIKLNKWSNNKYIIKMVNTALLLIVHTNYHIIKNSEKEFFNFIFIQLQQREHSLVIVEELLVTFLKKKKDILLNKEIYININNYANDNINLFLKYGKKENLFFFFNFINVYKKLIISHVNNSDRRTIPNIKNVHNIDINLSIKDIIMNIYKLLAYIGDVSRDYILNKNIDVSIEDGSKHILYCEEKKKEKKEYFSSVGSILETVKMGENKTHVNEFIERIDNNLQNNIFSYVVHNVFSFFQDLVNELDPESICMNANDFVKFIKLFFIQNNEHDLFLVFYLKENFVTYCKELLGKCLGIFDEFVSNVIIYLFKIIDILAKNKLPPYGDIYEKKEATKGKLFNIFSKIKDSKNHERDADDAFLRIYYSLYNNMVHVLSIFLKNLKYYTNEEVKKILLVHFEHFTFYIFNQINNVNYDLIFQNSRSLYLTLKVLYKLIKIKNFHFEYIHNIYFNLTKMENKLHSLNQEVTSYSCYNKKRCNNILFLDKIKTYLLKNCGAFLSDTYPYPTKKEKFENYEKCEKLIKRELVEPTDQVGENRNVKKRGVKKIKKNKEKIKEKNNMMKLKMKTKIRMNMKGVVKKTKKNKIKNKIKNKIKNEIKNENKEVVLNGTPDDVLLTNQINYTSEHIEEHISTMGDSQYTPNSATDARNKQQMDGKINEKVSITCEEKSKNINDKGYAYVELGKTKMNSERDICHRNGENTKEQKWRDTQLPSGMTLQIISDDQRDEENVKMMNNCVNNFHLNDNLNGYPGDDQSEGTDEMKQKNASILLRKHLTGKNNNVSDREHNKVSACEKVEQIIDVDKNIANLKELTDKIKIVSSSDALNSLKYMKQSILNDL; encoded by the coding sequence ATGCTTCTCAATACCTTATTAGAAGAACTTTTGCAAAAAtgggaaaggaaaaaaataaatttgttcaacgtatgttttatttttcattcaaTTAAAAACAGTTTAGTAAAATCAGAAGAGAgaaataatttgtttattaacGACCTTAAAGAAgatatattgaaaaagtaTTTACAATTGCTTGACGACTCAAGCGAACAGAACACTGGGGGTGTAGGAAGTAGTAATGAtgagaataaatatttttgcctcgcttttttcacatttatttttacgttaGAAAATGGGCTCTTGAAAAATGGAAATCGCTTCTCGACGTATTTAGAAGAGCAATACGTGAGGTCGTATGAAGGAGTCTTAGGAAATAAATCCaagagaaaaagaagcaACATCGACTCGGCAAGCCCAGCAGAGGAAAAGGACAACACAAAATGGACGTTGTGTAAAGGGAAACAAGCAGGGAAAGAGGCAAGTATAGAGCCACAAACAGAGGGATACATAGACACTCGGACAGAGGCACGTTTCGAGGAAACACTTCCAAAGAGCGGAGAAGCCAAAGAAGACTCCTCCTGTTTTACCGCAaacattttcaaaaaatttgacGAGTTGATTAAAAGAGCGATAAATTTAAAAGCAGAAGACAACAGTGAGGATAACGAAgaatttacatattataaaatgtgtACTGTTTATTGTGtacttaaatttatttttcttttatcagAATGGAACTACAAAATGGGTGGActatatttcaaatatatgaaaaatgcaTATGAGTATGTTATAAGtataaaattgaataaatggtcaaataacaaatatattataaagatGGTTAATACAGCACTCCTTCTAATTGTACACACGAACtatcatattataaaaaatagtgaaaaggaattttttaatttcatatttattcaaTTACAGCAAAGGGAGCATTCACTAGTTATAGTAGAAGAACTGCTTGTtacttttttgaaaaaaaaaaaagatatccttttaaataaagagatatatattaatataaataattatgctaatgataatataaatttatttttaaaatatggaaaaaaggaaaatttatttttcttttttaattttataaatgtatataaaaaattaattatatctcACGTTAACAATTCGGATAGAAGGACTATacctaatataaaaaatgtacacaatatagatataaaccTAAGTATTAAGGatataattatgaacatttataaattattagcTTATATAGGGGATGTTTCAAGggattatatattaaataagaatattgATGTGTCCATAGAAGATGGTAGTAAACATATACTGTACTGCGAGGAGaagaagaaggaaaaaaaagaatatttctCTTCTGTTGGTAGCATTTTAGAAACAGTAAAGATGGGAGAAAATAAAACTCATGTAAATGAGTTCATCGAACGGATAGACAACAACCTCCAGAACAACATCTTCAGCTATGTAGTACATAAcgtattttccttttttcaagATTTAGTAAATGAATTAGATCCAGAAAGCATATGCATGAACGCGAACGATTTTGTGAAGTTTATCAAGCTGTTCTTCATCCAAAATAATGAGCATGACTTGTTTctagttttttatttaaaggaaaattttgTTACATATTGCAAAGAATTGCTAGGAAAATGTCTAGGTATTTTTGACGAATTTGTAAGTAACGttattatatacttatttaaaataatagataTATTAGCAAAGAATAAATTACCACCATATGgtgatatatatgaaaaaaaggaagcaaCAAAAGGAAAACTGTTCAACATATTTAGTAAGATAAAAGATTCGAAGAATCATGAGAGGGATGCAGATGATGCCTTTCTTCGCATTTATTATAGcctttataataatatggtTCATGttctttcaatttttcttaaaaatttaaaatactaCACCAATGAAGAAGTTAAAAAGATACTGTTAGTACATTTTGAACATTTcactttttacatatttaatcaaatcaataatgtaaattatgatttaatttttcaaaatagtAGATCCCTCTATTTAACCTTAAAAGTGTTATATAagttgataaaaataaaaaatttccattttgaatatatacacaatatatattttaatttaaccAAAATGGAAAACAAACTACACAGTCTAAATCAAGAAGTAACATCCTATTCgtgttataataaaaagcgGTGCAATAATATACTCTTTCtggataaaattaaaacgtaTCTTCTAAAAAACTGTGGTGCATTTCTTTCCGACACGTACCCCTACCctacaaaaaaggaaaaatttgaaaattatgaaaaatgtgaaaagCTTATTAAACGTGAGCTTGTAGAACCGACTGACCAAGTGGGGGAAAATAGAAACGTAAAGAAGAGAGGGGTGAAGAAGATTAAGAAGAATAAGGAGAAGATTAAAGAGAAGAATAATATGATGAAGTTGAAAATGAAGACGAAAATTCGCATGAACATGAAAGGCgtagtaaaaaaaacaaaaaaaaataaaatcaaaaataaaatcaaaaataaaatcaaaaatgaaatcaaaaatgaaaacaaagaAGTAGTTTTAAATGGCACACCGGATGATGTATTATTAACGAACCAAATAAATTATACCAGTGAACACATAGAAGAACACATATCTACAATGGGGGATTCCCAGTACACCCCGAATAGCGCTACCGATGCACGAAATAAGCAGCAGATGGATGGCAAAATAAACGAAAAGGTTAGTATCACATGTGAAGAGAAgagcaaaaatattaatgataaagGATATGCTTATGTAGAACTGGGAAAGACAAAAATGAATTCCGAAAGGGATATATGCCATAGGAATGGTGAAAATACGAAAGAGCAAAAATGGAGAGATACCCAACTACCTTCTGGTATGACCCTCCAAATAATCAGTGATGATCAAAGGGATGAGGAAAATGTCAAAATGATGAATAATTGCGTTAACAATTTCCACCTGAATGACAACCTAAATGGATACCCAGGGGATGACCAAAGTGAAGGAACGGATGAGATGAAGCAGAAAAACGCTAGCATCTTGCTTAGAAAACATTTGACCGGaaagaataataatgtatCGGACAGAGAGCACAACAAGGTAAGTGCTTGCGAAAAAGTTGAACAAATTATAGACGTAGACAAAAATATCGCAAATTTAAAAGAGTTAACGGATAAGATAAAAATCGTTTCATCCTCTGATGCTTTAAATTCGCTCAAGTACATGAAACAATCAATTTTAAAcgatttatga